The following are from one region of the Channa argus isolate prfri chromosome 6, Channa argus male v1.0, whole genome shotgun sequence genome:
- the LOC137129117 gene encoding olfactory receptor 51F2-like, producing METLRDNISSHQLFILNGFNDLGALRPILFIPFSVIFIVSLSANSLLLFVVISQKSLHSPMYILIAGMALLDLSLPLFFIPSILLSFLFDWRGISLSGCLVQMFFVHFLGAFQSTLLLWMALDRYFAICTPLYYHENMALDRFLKFVIPLVIRNVFIVSVVVTLAGRLSFCFSNVIDHCFCEHMALVELACGSTAVNSLVGLVSVFLISVADFIFISASYIIIFSSVLCSGKSGVKALHTCVTHIVIMTVGLINILVAFLSYRIRNNLPAAFRNFFSVMYLFFPSCFNPIIYGVRITEIRQQILKSLTC from the coding sequence atggAAACACTGAGAGACAACATCTCTTCACATCAACTCTTCATTCTCAATGGCTTCAATGACCTCGGAGCACTCAGGCCCATCCTCTTTATTCCATTCTCCGTCATTTTCATTGTGTCACTGTCGGCCAACTCccttctgctgtttgttgtcatttcacAGAAAAGCCTCCACTCACCGATGTACATCCTCATTGCCGGCATGGCCTTATTGGACTTGAGCCTCCCGCTGTTCTTCATCCCCAGCATTCTGCTGAGCTTCTTGTTTGACTGGAGGGGAATCTCTCTGAGCGGCTGCTTGGTTCAGATGTTTTTCGTTCATTTTTTAGGAGCTTTTCAGTCGACACTGCTGCTGTGGATGGCTCTGGACCGATACTTTGCCATCTGCACACCGCTCTACTACCATGAAAACATGGCTTTAGACAGATTTCTCAAGTTTGTGATCCCCCTTGtgatcagaaatgtgtttattgtctcAGTAGTAGTGACTCTGGCAGGAAGATTGTCATTCTGCTTCAGTAATGTGATAGACCACTGTTTCTGTGAGCACATGGCCTTGGTGGAACTGGCCTGTGGAAGCACTGCTGTTAACAGTCTGGTGGGGCTGGTCTCAGTGTTTCTCATCTCTGTAGCTGACTTCATCTTTATCAGTGCCTCTTACATCATCATATTCAGCTCAGTGTTGTGTTCGGGCAAATCGGGTGTTAAGGCTCTGCACACCTGTGTCACACACATTGTGATCATGACTGTCGGCTTGATCAATATACTCGTTGCTTTTCTGTCATATCGGATCAGAAACAATCTTCCAGCAGCCTTTCGGAATTTCTTCAGTGTGATGTACTTGTTCTTTCCAAGCTGTTTCAACCCAATCATCTATGGCGTCAGAATCACTGAAATCCGACAGCAAATCCTGAAATCTCTGACCTGCTGA
- the LOC137129289 gene encoding olfactory receptor 52K1-like, which translates to MEPLRDNISSHQIFILNGFNNLGALRPILFIPFSVMFIVSLSANSLLLFVVISQKSLHSPMYILIAGMAFVDLSLPLFFVPSMLLSFLFDWRGISLSGCLVQMFFVHLLGAFQSTLLLWMALDRYFAICTPLYYHENMALHRFLKFVIPLVIRNVLMITVIVSLARKLSFCFSNVIDHCFCEHMALVELACGSTAINNLVGLLTVFLIPVADFIFISASYIIIFSSVLSSGKSGVKALHTCVTHIVVMTVSLIIILVAFLSYRIRNNLPAAFRVFFSVMYLFFPSCFNPIIYGVRTTEIRQQIHKTLMCRFLFKTVPHS; encoded by the coding sequence ATGGAGCCACTGAGAGACAACATCTCCTCACATCAAATCTTCATTCTCAATGGCTTCAATAACCTCGGAGCACTCAGGCCCATCCTCTTCATTCCATTCTCCGTCATGTTCATTGTGTCACTGTCGGCCAActccctgctgctgtttgttgtcatttcacAGAAAAGCCTCCACTCACCGATGTACATCCTCATTGCCGGCATGGCCTTCGTGGACTTGAGCCTCCCGCTGTTCTTCGTCCCCAGCATGCTGCTGAGCTTCCTGTTTGACTGGAGGGGAATCTCTCTGAGCGGCTGCTTGGTTCAGATGTTTTTCGTTCATTTGTTAGGAGCTTTTCAGTCGACACTGTTGCTGTGGATGGCTCTGGACCGATACTTTGCCATCTGCACACCACTCTACTACCATGAAAACATGGCTTTACACAGATTTCTCAAGTTTGTGATCCCCCTTGTGATCAGAAATGTCCTCATGATCACTGTGATTGTGAGTCTAGCAAGAAAATTGTCATTCTGCTTCAGTAATGTGATAGACCACTGTTTCTGTGAGCACATGGCCTTGGTGGAATTGGCCTGTGGAAGCACTGCCATTAACAACCTGGTGGGGCTGTTGACTGTGTTTCTCATCCCTGTAGCTGACTTCATCTTTATCAGTGCCTCTTACATCATCATATTCAGCTCAGTGTTGAGTTCGGGGAAATCGGGTGTTAAGGCTCTACACACCTGTGTCACACACATTGTGGTCATGACTGTCAGCCTGATCATTATACTTGTTGCTTTTCTGTCATATCGGATCAGAAACAATCTTCCAGCAGCCTTTCGGGTTTTCTTCAGTGTGATGTACTTGTTCTTTCCAAGCTGTTTCAACCCAATCATTTATGGTGTCAGAACCACTGAAATCAGACAGCAAATCCATAAGACTCTGATGTGTCGTTTCCTTTTCAAAACTGTTCCCCATTCTTAA
- the LOC137129290 gene encoding olfactory receptor 52E8-like has protein sequence MYLLFLSSEGVNQTESIKVLTLVQPGQVGVGIVGGQLMCLEMITKELQSSSFSHRHFILNGFNELQTLRPVLFLPFSIMFILSLSANSLLLYVVISQRSLHSPMYILIAGMAFVDLSLPLVFVPNMLLSFLFDWRGISLNGCLFQMYFIHFVGAFQSTLLGWMALDRYFAICRPLYYNECMALPKFLKFVIPLLIRNVFLVMVVVILAGRLTFCLSNVIEGCFCEHMALVELACGSTAINSLVGLISVFLVIVVDFLFTLTSYIIIFTSVLSSGISSAKALHTCVTHIVVISVSLIIALTAYLSFRIRNSLPAAIRVFFSTMYPLFPSCFNPIIYGIRTKEIRQQILKILTCHFVKTVPQT, from the exons ATGTACCTGCTGTTCCTGAGCT CTGAAGGCGTGAATCAGACAGAGAGCATTAAAGTCCTGACTCTGGTTCAGCCAGGACAGGTGGGTGTTGGGATAGTTGGAGGACAGTTAATGTGTTTAGAGATGATCACAAAAGAGCTACAGAGCAGCAGCTT ctcccacagacacTTTATTCTCAATGGTTTTAATGAGCTTCAAACCCTGAGGCCTGTTCTCTTCCTTCCCTTCTCCATCATGTTCATCTTGTCGCTGTCAGCTAACTCTCTGCTGCTGTACGTTGTCATTTCCCAAAGAAGCCTCCATTCACCGATGTACATTCTTATTGCTGGAATGGCATTCGTGGACCTGAGCCTCCCACTGGTCTTTGTTCCCAACATGCTGCTGAGCTTCTTGTTTGACTGGAGGGGAATCTCTCTGAACGGCTGCTTGTTTCAGATGTACTTTATTCACTTTGTAGGAGCTTTTCAGTCCACGTTGTTGGGATGGATGGCCCTGGACCGATACTTTGCCATCTGCAGACCTCTCTACTACAATGAATGCATGGCTTTACCAAAATTTCTAAAGTTTGTGATTCCACTTTTGATCAGAAATGTGTTCTTAGTTATGGTAGTAGTGATCCTAGCAGGAAGGCTGACATTCTGCTTAAGTAATGTGATAGAAGGCTGTTTCTGTGAGCACATGGCCTTGGTGGAGCTGGCCTGTGGAAGCACTGCCATCAACAGCCTGGTGGGGTTAATTTCAGTGTTCCTCGTCATTGTGGTTGATTTCTTGTTTACCCTCACTTCTTACATAATCATTTTCACCTCTGTGCTGAGCTCAGGGATATCAAGTGCAAAAGCTCTTCATACATGTGTTACGCACATTGTGGTAATCAGCGTCAGTCTGATCATTGCACTTACTGCTTACCTTTCATTCCGGATCAGAAACAGTCTTCCTGCAGCCATTCGAGTTTTTTTCAGCACCATGTACCCATTGTTCCCCAGCTGTTTCAACCCAATCATCTACGGTATCAGAACTAAAGAGATCCGACAGCAGATACTGAAGATTCTGACCTGTCACTTTGTCAAAACTGTGCCCCaaacttaa
- the LOC137129291 gene encoding olfactory receptor 52N5-like: MENISLHKHFILNGFNELGALRHFLFIPFLIMFVLSLSANSMLLYVVISQRSLHSPMYILIGGLAIVDLCFPLVSVPNMLLSFLFDWKGISLIGCLVQMHFIHLVGAFQSTVLVWMALDRYFAICTPLYYHKCMSLSRFLKFMIPLMVRNVLMITLVVSLAGRLSFCSSNVINHCFCEHMALVELACGTIAINNLVGLLTICLIMVLDVICIAVSYALIFSSVVRSGRSSVRTLHTCTTHIVVISISVILALTAFLSYRFRNHLPPIVSVFFSTMYPLLPSCFNPIIYGIRTTKIRQHILKTLTCCCFVKTVPHS, translated from the coding sequence ATGGAAAACATCTCTTTGCATAAACACTTTATTCTTAACGGCTTCAATGAACTGGGCGCATTAAGACATTTCCTTTTCATTCCTTTCCTCATTATGTTTGTCCTGTCACTGTCAGCCAACTCCATGCTGCTGTATGTTGTTATTTCACAAAGAAGCCTCCACTCTCCAATGTATATCCTGATTGGTGGATTAGCAATTGTGGACCTATGTTTCCCGCTAGTCTCTGTCCCCAACATGCTGCTAAGCTTTTTGTTTGACTGGAAGGGAATTTCCCTGATTGGCTGCCTCGTTCAGATGCACTTCATTCACCTTGTTGGGGCTTTTCAGTCCACAGTACTGGTGTGGATGGCACTGGACCGCTACTTTGCCATCTGCACTCCTCTGTACTACCACAAATGCATGTCACTATCAAGATTCCTCAAGTTTATGATCCCCCTCATGGTAAGAAATGTCCTTATGATCACACTGGTTGTGAGTCTGGCAGGAAGATTGTCATTCTGTTCTTCAAATGTGATAAACCACTGTTTCTGTGAGCACATGGCCTTGGTAGAGCTGGCCTGTGGAACCATTGCCATCAACAACCTGGTGGGATTGCTGACCATTTGCCTCATTatggtgcttgacgtcatctgTATTGCCGTCTCTTATGCTTTGATATTCAGCTCTGTAGTGAGGTCTGGCAGATCCAGTGTCAGAACACTTCACACCTGTACCACCCACATTGTGGTCATCAGCATCAGTGTGATTCTTGCACTTACTGCTTTCTTATCATACCGTTTCAGAAACCATCTTCCTcccattgtttctgttttcttcagCACCATGTACCCACTGTTACCTAGCTGTTTCAACCCAATAATCTATGGCATCAGAACCACCAAAATCCGACAGCATATCTTGAAGACGCTGACATGTTGCTGCTTTGTCAAAACTGTGCCCCATTCCTAA